In Devosia chinhatensis, the following are encoded in one genomic region:
- a CDS encoding AlpA family phage regulatory protein — MYLSDKQLAERFSIKRTSVWRWVKVDPSFPRPIRLTAKCTRWRETEILAWEKSREGAA, encoded by the coding sequence ATGTATTTAAGCGACAAACAACTTGCCGAACGATTTTCAATCAAGCGCACCAGTGTCTGGCGGTGGGTTAAAGTTGACCCAAGCTTTCCTCGACCGATCCGCTTGACCGCCAAATGCACGAGGTGGCGGGAAACAGAAATCCTAGCGTGGGAAAAATCTCGTGAAGGGGCGGCATAA
- a CDS encoding virulence-associated E family protein: protein MAATHDNTENKPRFPISGLGEPPPQPKYDAAAPAGNRDGDAENAKRGASLRHNSPSCTPATIESDCARADPNPNWFASLVQTRRGEIVANLHNASIPLEWAPEFFGCLGFDVFASKPTVLSPLPWDNKEEFRPREWQEFDELQAASWLQEREINVNVRDVKHAATMVAFRHPFHPVRQYLESLKWDGTARLDSWLTEYMGAEKTSYTEEIGSRYLVSAVARIFQPGCQADVTLVLEGNQGLRKSSALRVLAGEWFTDRMPPLGTKDAALQTHGMWIIELGELESLKTTTVETMNGFLTCRVDRFRPPYATCAVNVPRQCVFSGTTNSEDYLRDPTGARRIWPVAVTKSDVERLTADRNQIWAEAVHLYRSNYKWWLEEGEVLKQAVIEQSARYEGDPWDEPIFEFISDRAFVTIPQILGDCLDMSTALWKQSDKNRVSRVLRASGWRRVKVRVGQAFQWQYHPPQGIDSN, encoded by the coding sequence ATGGCCGCTACACACGATAATACCGAGAACAAGCCGCGCTTCCCGATCTCCGGCCTGGGGGAGCCGCCTCCCCAACCGAAATACGACGCCGCCGCCCCTGCTGGAAACAGGGACGGCGATGCAGAAAATGCGAAGCGTGGCGCTTCATTACGGCATAATAGCCCTAGTTGTACGCCGGCGACAATCGAATCTGACTGCGCACGCGCGGATCCCAATCCAAACTGGTTCGCGAGCCTTGTGCAGACTAGGCGGGGCGAAATCGTAGCCAACTTGCACAATGCCTCGATTCCGCTGGAGTGGGCACCAGAGTTCTTCGGGTGCCTTGGCTTTGATGTGTTTGCAAGCAAGCCAACAGTACTGTCGCCGCTCCCCTGGGACAACAAAGAGGAGTTTAGGCCTCGGGAATGGCAGGAATTCGATGAACTACAGGCCGCAAGCTGGCTGCAAGAGCGCGAGATCAACGTCAATGTGCGTGATGTAAAGCATGCGGCGACAATGGTTGCTTTCCGGCATCCTTTCCACCCGGTGCGACAATACCTTGAATCACTGAAGTGGGATGGGACCGCTCGTCTTGATAGCTGGCTCACAGAATATATGGGGGCCGAAAAAACAAGCTATACCGAGGAAATAGGCTCGCGTTATTTGGTTTCGGCGGTTGCGCGCATATTCCAGCCCGGATGCCAAGCCGACGTCACTCTCGTCCTCGAAGGGAACCAGGGGCTTCGAAAATCTTCTGCTCTCAGGGTTCTGGCCGGAGAGTGGTTTACGGACCGCATGCCACCACTCGGCACAAAGGATGCAGCGCTGCAAACTCATGGGATGTGGATTATTGAACTTGGCGAGCTCGAGTCTCTGAAGACGACGACAGTCGAAACCATGAACGGCTTCCTAACCTGCCGCGTCGACCGCTTTCGCCCGCCATATGCCACTTGCGCGGTCAATGTGCCCCGGCAATGCGTCTTCTCTGGCACCACCAATAGCGAGGACTACCTCCGCGATCCTACGGGTGCTCGTAGGATTTGGCCTGTTGCGGTGACAAAATCGGATGTCGAACGTTTGACTGCTGACCGGAATCAGATCTGGGCAGAGGCCGTGCACCTTTACCGCAGCAACTACAAGTGGTGGTTGGAGGAAGGGGAAGTGCTGAAACAGGCTGTGATCGAACAATCCGCCCGTTATGAGGGAGATCCGTGGGACGAGCCGATCTTCGAGTTCATTTCGGATCGTGCTTTCGTGACCATTCCTCAAATTCTCGGCGACTGCCTAGATATGAGCACAGCTCTTTGGAAACAATCCGACAAGAACCGAGTTTCACGCGTGCTCCGAGCCAGCGGCTGGAGGAGGGTGAAAGTGCGGGTAGGGCAGGCATTTCAGTGGCAGTATCACCCCCCGCAAGGCATCGATAGTAACTAG
- a CDS encoding GIY-YIG nuclease family protein: MSDLDLDELRSELSDFAVSEKKGGLSPRDERIITGFEEIQRFTDQHGHAPRHSEANDIFERLYAVRLDRLRALDECRTLLAPLDRQGLLSGPSFDPVAPVESMDDDELLAELAGAAGSSDITELRHVRTAADKRAAEEIANRAPAEDFDQFKPMFDQLARDVKIGTRITQPIRKDAGFLKANIKVGDFFIVDGQTTYVAEVGEPIRAPNGESDARLRVIYSNGTESNLLLRSLQRALYKDETSRRISEPNAGPLFSGDSEDGDLASGTIYVLRSKSDHPLVAANRDVLHKIGVTGGDVVRRIANAKLDATFLLAEVELVATYKLANVNRTRLENLIHRIFDVSRLDIEIMDRFGNPVIPREWFLVPLFVVDEAVERIKDGTITQYRYDPETASLRPVS; encoded by the coding sequence ATGAGCGACCTTGACCTTGACGAACTGCGCAGCGAGCTTTCCGACTTCGCCGTTTCTGAGAAAAAGGGCGGACTGTCGCCGCGCGACGAACGGATCATTACCGGCTTCGAAGAAATCCAACGATTCACTGACCAGCATGGTCATGCCCCTCGGCATAGCGAGGCAAATGACATATTTGAGCGCCTATATGCGGTTAGACTTGATCGGCTGCGCGCTCTTGACGAATGTCGCACCCTTCTTGCTCCCCTTGATCGCCAAGGATTGCTCAGTGGTCCCAGTTTTGACCCCGTCGCACCTGTTGAATCCATGGATGATGACGAATTGCTGGCCGAACTTGCCGGCGCGGCAGGTTCTTCAGACATTACCGAGTTGCGCCATGTGAGGACTGCGGCCGACAAGCGCGCCGCAGAGGAAATCGCCAACCGCGCACCCGCCGAAGATTTCGACCAGTTCAAGCCAATGTTTGACCAGTTGGCCAGGGACGTTAAGATTGGCACCAGGATCACCCAGCCGATCCGCAAAGACGCCGGTTTTCTCAAGGCCAACATCAAAGTCGGTGACTTCTTTATTGTCGATGGGCAAACTACCTATGTCGCCGAGGTCGGGGAACCCATTCGCGCACCCAACGGCGAATCCGATGCGCGGTTGCGTGTGATCTATTCGAACGGCACCGAGAGCAACTTGCTCCTGCGTTCACTTCAGCGCGCACTCTACAAAGACGAAACCAGCCGCCGTATATCGGAGCCCAACGCCGGGCCATTGTTTTCCGGAGACAGCGAAGACGGCGACCTCGCCAGCGGTACAATCTATGTATTGCGGAGCAAGTCGGACCACCCCTTGGTCGCTGCCAACCGCGATGTGCTGCACAAGATTGGCGTCACCGGCGGCGACGTTGTTCGGCGCATCGCCAATGCCAAATTGGATGCCACATTCCTGTTGGCCGAGGTGGAGCTGGTCGCTACCTACAAGCTTGCCAACGTCAACCGCACCAGGCTGGAAAACCTGATCCACCGCATCTTCGATGTTTCCCGCCTCGACATCGAGATAATGGATCGCTTCGGCAACCCTGTTATCCCGCGCGAGTGGTTCCTGGTGCCGCTGTTCGTGGTCGATGAGGCCGTCGAGCGCATCAAGGACGGGACCATCACCCAATATCGTTATGATCCAGAAACGGCTTCGCTTCGGCCGGTGAGTTAG
- a CDS encoding DEAD/DEAH box helicase, with protein sequence MGRILMTGNRSDNAGFLTVPTISVPYARNGNSTKANALGMRTMQERAYERRGEQYLLIKSPPASGKSRALMFIALDKLNNQGLKQAIIVVPEKSIGASFADEPLTKYGFWADWTVEPKWNLCNAPGEDGGKVKSVGAFLESTDKVLVCTHATFRFALDRFGAAAFDNRLIAVDEFHHVSADTDSKLGQHLGQLIARGSAHIVAMTGSYFRGDAVPVLMPDDEAKFRDGTVTYTYYEQLNGYEYLKQLDIGYFFYSGSYADDILNVLNPGEKTIIHIPSVNSRESTKDKIREVEHIIEALGDWQGTDPATGFQLVKRPDGRVLRIADLVDDDPSKRDRVSAALKDPSQKNNRDHVDIIIALGMAKEGFDWIWCEHALTVGYRSSLTEIVQIIGRATRDAPGKTRARFSNLIAEPDASDEAVTEAINDTLKAIAASLLMEQVLAPRFNFTPKNPQSGPIEGFDYGDGGYASDKTNVGFNEETGQFHIEIKGLAEPTSKEAGRIVREDLNEVIAAFVQDKTAIERGLFDEELVPEELTVARMGKIIKDKYPDLTDEDQEAVRQHAVAALNLTQKAKQIALGDDGDEPSRNTALIDGVRKLNMDVRELDIDLIDRINPFGEAYAILAKTMSEESLKQVAAAISAKRFTLSVDEAKDLAVRAVRFKKERGRLPSISSSDPWEKHLAEGAAAFVRYKDEGRYERP encoded by the coding sequence ATGGGGCGTATTTTGATGACAGGCAATAGGAGCGACAATGCGGGATTCCTTACGGTTCCAACCATTTCGGTTCCCTATGCCCGCAACGGCAACTCGACCAAGGCCAACGCGCTGGGCATGCGCACGATGCAGGAGCGCGCATACGAAAGGCGGGGCGAGCAATATCTGCTAATCAAGTCCCCGCCCGCGTCCGGCAAAAGCCGCGCGCTCATGTTCATCGCGCTGGACAAGCTCAACAACCAGGGCCTGAAGCAGGCCATCATCGTCGTGCCGGAAAAGTCCATCGGTGCGAGTTTCGCGGACGAACCGCTGACCAAATACGGGTTCTGGGCCGATTGGACGGTGGAACCGAAATGGAACCTTTGCAACGCGCCCGGCGAGGACGGCGGCAAGGTCAAGTCGGTCGGTGCGTTTCTCGAAAGCACGGACAAGGTACTGGTCTGCACCCACGCGACGTTCCGCTTTGCTCTGGATAGGTTCGGAGCAGCAGCCTTCGACAATCGCTTGATCGCAGTGGATGAGTTCCACCATGTTTCCGCCGACACCGACAGCAAGCTGGGCCAGCATTTGGGCCAGCTCATCGCGCGCGGCAGCGCTCACATCGTCGCCATGACCGGCTCCTATTTCCGGGGCGACGCAGTGCCGGTGCTCATGCCGGATGACGAGGCAAAATTTCGCGACGGGACTGTCACCTATACCTACTACGAGCAGCTCAACGGCTATGAGTATCTTAAGCAGCTCGATATTGGTTACTTCTTCTACTCGGGCTCCTACGCAGACGACATTCTCAATGTCCTCAACCCTGGGGAAAAGACCATCATCCACATCCCTTCCGTCAATTCGCGCGAGAGCACGAAAGATAAAATCCGGGAAGTGGAACACATCATCGAAGCGCTGGGCGACTGGCAGGGAACCGATCCTGCGACCGGCTTCCAACTGGTCAAGCGACCCGACGGCAGAGTGTTGCGCATTGCCGACCTTGTCGATGACGACCCCAGTAAGCGCGACCGCGTTTCTGCTGCGCTGAAAGACCCCAGCCAGAAGAATAACCGCGACCATGTCGATATCATCATTGCACTCGGTATGGCCAAGGAAGGCTTCGACTGGATTTGGTGCGAACACGCCCTGACAGTGGGCTACCGCTCTAGCCTCACGGAAATCGTGCAAATCATCGGGCGCGCGACCCGCGACGCGCCAGGCAAGACCCGCGCCCGCTTCTCCAATCTCATCGCCGAGCCTGACGCATCCGACGAGGCGGTAACCGAGGCCATCAACGACACGCTGAAAGCCATCGCCGCCAGCCTGCTGATGGAACAGGTGCTCGCGCCGCGTTTCAACTTCACCCCGAAGAACCCCCAGAGCGGCCCTATTGAAGGGTTCGATTATGGCGACGGCGGTTATGCGTCGGACAAGACAAATGTTGGCTTCAATGAGGAAACTGGTCAGTTCCATATCGAGATTAAGGGGTTGGCCGAGCCCACCAGCAAGGAGGCTGGGCGTATCGTCCGCGAAGACCTCAATGAAGTGATTGCGGCGTTTGTGCAGGACAAGACCGCCATCGAGCGCGGTCTGTTTGACGAGGAGCTTGTCCCTGAGGAGCTGACCGTTGCCCGCATGGGAAAGATTATCAAGGACAAGTATCCCGACCTGACTGACGAAGACCAAGAAGCGGTGCGCCAGCACGCTGTCGCTGCGCTCAACCTTACCCAAAAGGCAAAACAAATTGCTTTGGGCGATGATGGTGATGAACCAAGTCGGAACACTGCGCTGATCGACGGAGTGCGTAAGCTCAATATGGATGTGCGCGAGTTGGACATCGACCTGATCGACCGGATCAACCCGTTCGGGGAAGCATACGCCATTCTGGCTAAGACCATGAGCGAGGAGAGCTTGAAACAGGTCGCGGCAGCAATCTCTGCCAAGCGGTTCACTTTGAGTGTGGATGAGGCCAAGGACCTGGCAGTGCGCGCGGTACGCTTCAAAAAGGAGCGGGGCCGGCTTCCATCAATTAGTTCGTCAGACCCTTGGGAAAAGCACCTTGCCGAGGGCGCGGCCGCTTTCGTGCGATACAAGGACGAGGGACGATATGAGCGACCTTGA
- a CDS encoding tyrosine-type recombinase/integrase gives MPRIAKELSALEVKRLVHPGADGLTTVAVGGVSGLMLQFTPAGGRSWVLRASVGGRRREMGLGSYPEVSLAQARDTAREFKDKIRQGIDPVEERRAARAELVVQRMRNLRFADAVDKCLSAKLDSFKNSKHRQQWENTLATYATPLLGEMQVADITVHDVFRVLEPIWQEKTETASRLRGRIETVLAWATVRGHRSGENPARWGGNLKELLPAPGKIAEQENHPAIQLADAPRWFSALRKRSGNGSRALEFAALTASRSAMVRGATWDEIDMATGLWVIPAERMKMKREHRVPLPSAAQQLLRALPRTKDNSLVFPASRGGQLSDMTLSATMARLHETDLAKGGAGFVDGVNTRPAVPHGLRSTFRDWVADRTNFAGEMAEVALAHQIASDVEAAYRRGHMVEKRREMMDEWANFLTEKSK, from the coding sequence GTGCCGCGGATCGCGAAAGAGCTGTCTGCTCTGGAAGTCAAACGCCTCGTTCATCCCGGTGCAGATGGATTGACTACGGTCGCAGTCGGCGGCGTCTCCGGCCTCATGTTACAATTCACCCCCGCCGGTGGACGCAGTTGGGTGCTGCGCGCTTCGGTCGGGGGGCGCCGACGCGAAATGGGACTTGGCAGCTATCCTGAAGTGTCGCTGGCGCAAGCGCGCGACACGGCGCGGGAGTTCAAAGACAAAATCCGCCAGGGCATTGACCCGGTCGAAGAGCGCAGGGCGGCCCGCGCTGAGCTCGTCGTCCAACGCATGCGCAATTTGCGATTTGCCGATGCTGTCGACAAATGTCTCTCCGCAAAGCTCGATAGCTTTAAGAATTCCAAGCACCGCCAGCAGTGGGAAAACACGCTGGCGACCTACGCAACGCCTCTGCTGGGAGAAATGCAGGTCGCGGACATCACGGTTCATGACGTCTTTCGGGTGCTAGAGCCAATCTGGCAGGAGAAAACAGAGACGGCGAGCAGACTGCGCGGGCGTATTGAAACGGTGTTGGCGTGGGCCACCGTGCGCGGCCATCGGTCGGGTGAGAACCCGGCTCGCTGGGGGGGTAATCTGAAAGAGTTGCTTCCAGCACCCGGCAAAATCGCAGAGCAGGAAAATCACCCGGCTATCCAGCTTGCGGACGCGCCAAGGTGGTTTTCAGCGCTGCGCAAACGATCTGGCAATGGTAGCCGCGCGCTGGAATTTGCCGCGCTCACTGCCTCGCGCTCTGCCATGGTCCGAGGTGCCACATGGGATGAAATCGACATGGCGACTGGTCTATGGGTGATTCCGGCCGAACGAATGAAGATGAAGCGTGAGCATCGCGTCCCGTTGCCTTCAGCGGCGCAGCAACTGCTGAGAGCCTTACCGAGGACGAAAGATAACAGCTTGGTCTTCCCAGCCTCGCGTGGTGGCCAGCTCAGCGACATGACGCTTAGTGCGACGATGGCCCGTCTGCATGAAACAGATCTTGCTAAGGGCGGCGCTGGGTTCGTGGATGGCGTCAACACGCGGCCCGCGGTGCCGCACGGCTTGCGCTCGACATTCCGCGATTGGGTGGCTGACCGGACAAATTTTGCAGGTGAAATGGCTGAAGTTGCCCTCGCCCACCAAATTGCCAGTGATGTCGAGGCCGCCTACAGACGCGGCCATATGGTGGAGAAGAGGCGCGAAATGATGGACGAATGGGCGAACTTTCTGACGGAAAAGTCGAAATGA